The genomic stretch ctgtgcccagcctagatgaTAAGTTTTTGACCTAGTGAAATCCATAAactcaaaagcaaacacatacTAATTCTGTGTGTGCCAACAATTAGAGGATAAGATCGTCATCTGTATGATTCATAATATGCTGACAACTTCTTAAATTCATAGtgaccaagaaagaaaaagttatagaGAATCTAGGTATCCCTATAGAGAAACACAAGATTATACAGTCATGTACTTTCATGTGGTCTTGGGATAAAAATTTCAGAATGCCCAACTGAACATTTAATACCTTGGGGGCATTTACATAATGACTGTAACTTACCATCCCCCTCAGATAGTTGACATGGGGTTAATTAAACTCCCCTGTTATTTAGGGGAATCACTAGCATGGGAAAACCCTAACCATCATGACAGTGccttcttaatttttctattggAAATTTTAGATTCTATGACTCCCTCGTGTGGAAAGTAAATGAGGAGAAAGTCATCAATAATATTCTCTACTCAGCATCCTCCTCTCTAGCTGATATTGCACAAGTTGGATGGCAATACTTTTATAAATACTATGTCCACCAGAAAGACCATTTGTTTTAGTCTAACACATAGCCTAAGGCTTATAAAGTTTTTGATAAGAAGAGGACTTTTGTATTGTCAAAAGAGAGATCATGTAGGATTAGGTAGTTGTTGAACAGCAAATCCTCAGTCAGACATGTTATATGTGCCTAAATTTTATCCAAGGTTATTTGGGGTATTGTAATTCCTTCATCTAAAATGGGATATGTGTGCTAGTTAGcctcaaaaaaatgttttggaattctAATGGACCTTAGAAGAGTAATTTAATACAGCTTTCTGTAGGTAGAGGAAATTAAGACCAAGAGAAGGTTAGTGGCTAGTTTGTGGTAAAGCTGGGCCAGAATATGCATTCCTACCTCTTAACCCAGTATTTTCTATCTGTCCATAttgccttattttttaattggattgatTCAATGCTTTCAAAAAGTGAAGTTATTTATGACAATTATAACTTAAAAGGCTTATTTTCAgccgtttttgttgttgttgttggtgttgctgttatttgcttttttttgagatggagtcttgctctgttgcccaggctggagtgcagtggtgcaatctcagctcactgcaaccattgccttcagggttcaagcaattctcctacttcagcctcctgactagctgggattacattacAGATGctggccaccacgccctgctaatttttttttttttttttttttttttggtagagacggggtttcaccatgttggccaggctgctctcaaactcctgacctcaggtgatctgcctgccttggcctcccaaagtgctgggattgcaggtgtgagtcaccgcatccAGCCTCAGCCTGTTTTCTTTCACCCAGtaaatcaaataaacaaataggtCAATGCTTGCTGACCTATTCTATTATGGTATTGGGTGATGAGGTTACTTGAGTACAGAGATGAAAAGGACACAGTCCAACCCCTGAGCACACAATCTAGTGAGAAACAGAATACAAACATAAACCCATTATTTCCAGATGAGGATCAATGGTGGTGGCTCATAGGCATATTATAGGAATTGAGAATAGTTCAGGTTAAGGCTAAATTGTAAAAACTTTGCTTACTCTTCCCACTCTTGCTGGGAAGGTTACTGGACCCATGATACAGAAAATTCTTGAAGGATTTGTATCTAGACACTCCCCGAGAGAGGTGTAGACTCTTTGCACTTGGGTATGGGACAGTATTCCGAGGCCAGGCTCTGCAGCTAAGTGacgtgtgactctgggcaagtcagTTCTTCTGAACTACAATTTTGTcatagaaaaagacaaaaatgaaggcATTGGACTAGGAAACAAAAATGTTAGTTAGGAATTTAAACTATTCTGCAAATTGAGAAATTTGAGAGAAGGGACAcacccctctctcttctcttaccTACAAAGGTGCATTCTCTAGGACATAACACAAAAATGAACAAGGATTTCTTATGGGactcaaaagaaaagacagatacAAAACCAGACTATTTTAATCACAGATAAAAATGGTGAAGTCTGAATGGcgctcaaaaaaaaagacaggaaacactGTAACTTGGTAGTCCAAATATGTCTAAATTACAAGTATAAacttttaagaattatttattttttctcttttttgttttttatattctttccttGAGTCATATAgactctttaattttatttagaatcaTGTGTAGTAAAAGCAGAAACATTAATCTTGGCTCAAGCATTTAATTTGATTAATCTTATAAATACTCTTTCCTCATCCGTAATGGAGAGCACAGTGGCTTCCTTTCAATTGTATGATAATTAGACATAATGTGTTACATTTCTCAGTGACTCACAGTACCTGAAACTTAATGATAGCCTTATATTTGGGTTTACGAAAAGACGGTTgctaaagacatttttttctatatctagTAAAGCTTCATGAAGACTAAAAACAGAATTGAGTCATGAAAGTTGAGAATTATTTAGGAGCAATGAAAACTGTTGAACGCAGCTGTGAGTTATTCTAGGAATTTTTACAAcagaatatatttcatttgtcTACTAGTGCAGAGGTCCTTAACCCGAGGCAATTTTGTCCCCAAGGAGATATTTGACaacgtctggagacattttttggtTGTCAAAACTAAAAAGGATTTGCTACTTGCATTTAGGGGTAAAACCTGAGATTTCTAAACAACTATAATGTACAGGACAGCCCAGACTACTGGCCTATAATGTCAGAagtgctgagattgagaaaccCAATTCAAAAGGGTAGAGAAATAAGTAAAAGATTgtcaaatctttctttttcactgtgtCAGATATTGTGTTATTGTCCAAGATGATAATGCATTTCACAGCTTTCTGTCTTTTGATCGGTTTCTTCTTAGGCACAAACTTGTTCCTCACTGCTGTTCACGAGATTGGCCATTCCTTAGGTCTTGGCCATTCCAGTGATCCAAAGGCCATAATGTTCCCCACCTACAAGTATGTTGACATCAACACATTTCGCCTCTCTGCTGATGACATACGTGGCATTCAGTCCCTCTATGGTGAGTtgaatttctttatcattttgcCATATAAAGATATTCACTTTTATGAATAGTCTAACAATATCTATATTTGGATAAAATGATAATATCTGTCTTTATTTTAAGCCGCTTGAGAACCCTGTGTGGCAGGTGACACAGGTATTATCttcattatacagatgagaacAAGAGACCTAGTATGTTAATGTCAGAGCCAGAGGCAGAACCAGAGGCCTCAAGTCTGGTATTCTTTCTATCCAAGATACCATGGCCTTACTGATGAAGGCCCACACATTAAACAATCTATTATAACTGGAAAAGGAAAGTAAAGATAATCAGATTTTCTTCCTCCACCATATTGCAACCATATGGAAAAAAAACCTTACTTTATACTTCCTGTGAATGTTATAGAAAGCTTAAAATGATTTTGATGCAATGTTCATTAAGAAAATTGAGTATTTAAAACATAACAGTTCCTCCTCTGAactaaaatgcagattttgtttACTAATGCttcttgaaatgtattttcagGATACCCAAAAGAGAACCAACCCTTGCCAAATCCTGACAATTCAGAACCAGCTCTCTGTGACCCCAATTTGAGTTTTGATGCTGTCACTAGAGTGGGAGATAAGATCTTTTTCTTCAAAGACAGGTAGGATCATTTTCATATCTAATCAATATTAAAGTTtctgccttaaattttttttgtcagaaaacagtagaaaataattgaaaatgaagTAGATGAAACTTGTAAGCAGGAACTTGGACTCGATTCTGTAGGCAGTGAGGAGATCTTAAAGGTTTTGAAGCAGGAGACAGGTGTAATTACATTTGTGTTTTAACTAGAAAACTGGTGTGTAAAAAACGATTTGCAGTAGGAATCTGGGATGGGGATTTAGAAGACAGGAAACAGAAGCCAGACTATTTTAATCATAGATAAAAATGGTGAGGTCTGAAACCAAGACTGTAAAAAGAGTTCCTATGCAAGAGACTTGATTTCCTGGTTATGGAGGAGAGAATTCCAGGATAACTTATGGTATCTTTCTTAGAACGCAGACTAAAGCAGATATTGGTGGTAAGGAGGGGCAGTTGGGAAGATTAACATTTGTCAAGTAGGACAAATATTTCCCATTTTTGAGATTATAAGACTGAGACACTTGAGGATAGTGACTTCCTTGAGGTTACAAAACTGGCGAGTGGATTTTAGGGTCAAACTAGAAGCTTAGATCCCTGGATTCCAAGCTCCAGGGTATTTCTGTATACCAGATTGCCTGTTAAAGTCATTGTTATTATCAAAGAGTTGATTGATATTCTTTTCTTGTGGATCCATGAACATCAGACATCCATGGAACAGAATGTGAAGACAATGGAAAGAGACATTGGGTCTTTTCACAGTTCCCTCCCATTCACATGCCATGGTTCTTGAGTCTACATTGTTTTTTAACATGTGTCAAATGTCTTTCATGTCAGGTTCTTCTGGATGAAGGTTTCTGAGAGACCAAAGACCAGTgttaatttaatttcttccttgtggCCAACCTTGCCATCTGGCATTGAAGCTGCTTATGAAATTGAAGCCAGaaatcaagtttttctttttaaaggtaaTTCTAATCTTTAGTTTTGCCATTGAGTTTACTTCAAGGAAGAGAATAAATTGAGAAGagactaatattttttaatagatatagaCCAAGAAAGCACTCTTGATTTTCTTAATAGTGGCTCGCTCTGAACTGTAAACTAAAATAGCCTAAATACCTAAGTAATACATACAACTTCTGGGAAAAGTTTGTAAACTATAAAATAGTAGTACTTGTGAAAAAAAACCATAGGAACCATAGAAAAGAGACTATGTTTAAGATCAATAAGCAATACATTTTATAACTGTTGGAAAGGAATTATGTTGTTTATAGTaaatcaatattttcttattactctttctatttaattcaaattaccctatttctttgtctttacagatgacaaataCTGGTTAATTAGCAATTTAAGACCAGAGCCAAATTATCCCAAGAGCATacattcttttggttttcctaaCTTTGTGAAAAAAATTGATGCAGCTGTTTTTAACCCACGTTTTTATAGGACCTACTTCTTCGTAGGTAACCAGTACTGGAGGTGAGTTTTAATGGCTGGTCATTTGACCCCTCAGATTGTGAAACAGGCATGGAGTGAGGTTTTCTAGAAGGCACATTTTCTGTGCAAGTTCCCAAAGCTCCTTGACCTTCCAGGGAGAGAGATTAAGAGAATATAGGACTGAAATAGTTATTGTCAACCTAGttctttgtgtttttggtttCTGATACATGAAATAGTAgataatgtgtgttttttttttaaaaaaaaaacactttaaatgtcATCTTATTATCATAGTGGAAACACATTGGAAAATAGTGTCATAGATGTATGAGACCACGTATTTAATCCGCAGTCAGTTTCGAGGGTTATGGATTTCCAGATTCCTTTCTGTAATCACTGGATTCAAAAGACAAAATGAGAAAACCATCCTCTAAATGACAGGAGGTCAGGAGGTCCTGCAAGGTCTTCCTTAAAAGAAAGTCATATGGTCAAGTGAGGATAGGAGCTCATTTGAGTGTCTGCCTCTGTTGTCTCAATTGTCTACATTTTGAAGAGGGAGGGGattctttattccttcttctGAGTAAGCCAGTCATTTCCTAGATTGCTTGCCTGGTTGACATGAGACATAACATATATGTTAAGCTTACATTTACAACTATTATTTATTCTTAAGCATTTAAAACTCAACATCTAATTCCAGTTGAATACTGGATGCTTATGACTTGAATTTGTCCACCAGCCCTTAGCTCTGTTTGAGAAACAAAACTTGATTTTAGCAAATAACACATTCCAAAGAGCTCACAAATGGGCGTAGTTTGCTGTAGCCTGTTATTATGAACATTGGCATTTCAACTCTGAACagtgtttctgtttagttttctgCTCCTACTTGGCCCAGGATTTTTCCCTTAAAGGCCATTGAGAGAGTGCTAAGCAAGCCATAAATATTTAGAGAACCAAATTGATAAAAACAAGGTAACAGTTAGATTCAGTTGCCACTTGGAAGTCTAGAGAGACACAAAGCTCTTTTCACTTGCTGGTAAAAGAGAATTTAAGAGAGAAACTAGGATATGACCATATAGCCTAGAAACAAAAgtgtttattttcaatttctctcAAACATGTGTGTATAAAACCCTTTGGTTCCCTGGCTCTTAGCCCCTTGACCTGTTTATTATCTTCTTAGGGGAAATGGATATTTTTGTCTCAGTGAATAGCTTTGAAAAGAAGGCAATGACAGGCAACTGAAGAATTGGTCACTGGGGCCTGTGCGGTAGCCAAATCACCTTCTATGCCAGACTCGATAAAGCAGGACCAAGCACTAGTGGAAGTATTATGGGAAAAAGACTTAACCAGAGTCAGGAAGCATAGGTTTGAGTCCTATAGGGACTTAGAGGAAATCAGTGAACTGTTTAGGTCCTTGGTTTTCTTCATCAGAACATCTTAAGTCCTTTGGGGAAGAGCTCTTCAGTAGAGAAGGTGGGTTGGTGGTGCATGTCAGGAAAGCCACTTTCTGATTGAGTTCCTGCTGGTTACTTCTTTGCTCAGGTATAATGAAAGGACACAGATGATGGACCCTGGTTATCCCAAACTGATTACCAAGAACTTCCAAGGAATTGGGCCTAAAATTGATGCAGTCTTCTACTCTAAAAACAGTAAGTAGATGAGGAAACCATGAAGATACTGGAAATAACATTTCAAAACTATAAATCCTCTAAGATTAGAGAATAGAGCTCCAAATTGGAAAGGGACAGGTCTCTGCAGTTCCTCACAGGGCCACAAGGAAAAACTCACACTGTATGTGGCTCTGAATAGGAGAGCTACAATGAGCAGGAGCTGGTGGCACAAGTGGTATATTCCCAGGGTTGTCTGGCAGACAGAGGGAATGTGattgttcctatttctcatgTACCTgagtctctggaatttccttttACCACATCAGCCACACAGTATGTGCAAGCGAGCACACGGCAGCCAAGACTCAGGCAGTCTGGAGTCTCACCCTTTCCTACACCTTGCACTCTTGACCTTTCCTGTGGTCCCTTCTGCCCTTACAGGCCCTCATGGACTGGGGACTGAGGGTGGGTTAAGAAAAGCTTGAGTTTGTATCGTATGTCTTCAaacaagaccagcctaagcaactgTTCATGGGgccaagattttttgtttgtattccctcccctccccagtgtTGTTTCCTCCATCAAAGCCCCTGTGTGCCCTAGCTGGGTCCAATATCCTGTCTCATGAGTCCTCCACTTGGAGTATGACTGGCTGTAGGTAGATGTTTTGGGGGCATGACACCAAGGGCCCTCAACATTTATATTCTCGAATcacatctcatcttttttttatttgttattttttgattaaaaaatagagatggggtcttgtgatgatggccaggctgatcccaaactcctggcctcaagcaggcttcccatctcagcctctcaaagtgtgtaGTTAAGGGCATGAACCACAGCCCATAGGTCATCTATTATAGATAATCTATGAGAAGAgatttgtgttgttgtttttgttgttgtaaagAAATACAGGGAGGGAATTAAactatttaatttgttttcattttcagaataCTACTATTTCTTCCAAGGATCTAACCAATTTGAATATGACTTCCTACTCCAACGTGTCACCAAAACACTGAAAAGCAATAGCTGGTTTGATTGTTAGAAATGGTGTGATTAATGGTTTTTGTTAGTTCACTTCagtttaataagtatttattgcatATTTGCTATGTCCTCAGTGTACCACTACTTAGAGATatgtatcataaaaataaaatctgtaaacCATAGATatggttattttatatatatattttatatatcaatgattatataaaatatataatatttttcaatttt from Nomascus leucogenys isolate Asia chromosome 15, Asia_NLE_v1, whole genome shotgun sequence encodes the following:
- the MMP12 gene encoding macrophage metalloelastase, with translation MKFLLILLLQATASGALPLNSSTSLEKNDVLFGERYLERFYGLEMNKLSMTKMKYSGNLMKEKIQEMQQFLGLKVTGQLDTATLEMMHAPRCGVPDVHHLREMSGRPVWRKHYITYRINNYTPDMNREDVDNTIRKAFQVWSNVTPLKFSKIKTGVADILVVFARGAHGDFHAFDGKGGILAHAFGPGSGIGGDAHFDDDEFWTTHSEGTNLFLTAVHEIGHSLGLGHSSDPKAIMFPTYKYVDINTFRLSADDIRGIQSLYGYPKENQPLPNPDNSEPALCDPNLSFDAVTRVGDKIFFFKDRFFWMKVSERPKTSVNLISSLWPTLPSGIEAAYEIEARNQVFLFKDDKYWLISNLRPEPNYPKSIHSFGFPNFVKKIDAAVFNPRFYRTYFFVGNQYWRYNERTQMMDPGYPKLITKNFQGIGPKIDAVFYSKNKYYYFFQGSNQFEYDFLLQRVTKTLKSNSWFDC